A DNA window from Brassica napus cultivar Da-Ae chromosome A4, Da-Ae, whole genome shotgun sequence contains the following coding sequences:
- the LOC106420735 gene encoding plant UBX domain-containing protein 5-like, producing the protein MGDDDHKPPPTTEEIRQKMISSFTTEITSSSEQVAILILEAHQWDIAAAVSAFRDAVVAAADAASTARENAHSTIRLRSPRSPSRAFSPSDGNILSDSDEKENDDAMESDDVDRDLPSSSSSLASLPRRLKFRSLSEILSVTPQVIPRTVTLYRNGVTFDDDNILWPLDDPQCAEYLEFVESLESPRSLDSPGGKRRVLITLIRRQQEDFHEPPKPFQGVGRTLAEPDSVPPASSDSLTTEATTSMDPTAPTTSIKVILADGTPIVSRFTTTHHTIRDVRDFIDAATPGASRDYQLLIMGSSPPTPLTTDLDQTIDQAGISNSVLTLKF; encoded by the exons ATGGGTGATGATGATCATAAGCCTCCGCCAACAACGGAGGAGATTCGCCAGAAGATGATCAGCTCCTTTACTACTGAGATCACATCTTCTTCGGAACAAGTCGCTATCCTCATTCTTGAAGCTCATCAATGGGATATCGCCGCTGCAGTCTCCGCCTTCAGAGACGCCGTCGTCGCAGCAGCCGACGCCGCCTCCACCGCCAGGGAAAATGCTCATTCTACGATACGGTTGCGATCACCACGGTCTCCTTCTCGTGCCTTCTCTCCTAGCGATGGGAACATCCTCAGCGACTCCGATGAAAAAGA GAACGACGATGCTATGGAATCAGATGATGTAGACAGAGAtctaccatcatcatcatcatcattagcATCATTACCAAGAAGACTAAAGTTCAGAAGCTTAAGCGAAATTCTTTCAGTTACTCCACAAGTGATCCCGCGCACTGTCACTCTTTATAGGAATGGTGTCACTTTCGATGATGATAATATATTATGGCCATTGGATGATCCCCAATGTGCAGAGTATCTTGAG TTCGTAGAAAGCTTGGAGTCACCACGTTCACTCGATTCTCCAGGTGGCAAACGGCGTGTCCTTATCACACTCATTAGGCGTCAAcaagaagacttccat GAGCCACCAAAACCATTCCAAGGTGTGGGAAGAACTCTAGCCGAGCCAGACTCTGTCCCACCAGCTTCATCCGACTCACTGACCACAGAAGCAACAACATCAATGGATCCCACAGCTCCAACAACCTCGATCAAGGTCATATTAGCAGACGGCACACCCATTGTCTCCCGGTTCACTACTACTCACCATACCATCAGAGACGTTCGAGACTTCATTGACGCGGCTACACCAGGTGCCTCCAGAGACTACCAATTACTCATCATGGGGTCGTCTCCTCCTACACCACTGACGACTGACTTAGACCAAACCATCGACCAAGCTGGCATCTCCAACTCTGTTCTCACCCTGAAGTTCTAG